GGCGGGCCCTTTCTCATCGGCCCTGCCGATGAACGCTGGGACATGGCCATGCTGGTCAGGCAACGCAGCGTTGAATCGTTCCTGGGCTTCGCCACGCACCCGGCCTATCTGGCGGGCATCGGGCATCGCACGGCGGCGCTTGAGGATTCACGACTGCTACCGCTCACGGAGTTGCCGCAATGACCCACGCACGAATAACACCACACGACGAACGAAACGTCCGCCTGCTTCGCCGTCACTGGCAATGGCTTGAGGCACAGCCGCGAGGTGTGGATGCCACGTTGCGCCGGATGGTGGACATGGCGCGCAAAGATGCCGATGGCCGCTACCGCGCCGAACGCGCCAGGGAAACCTGTTACCTGGCGATGCGCGACCTGGCTGGCGATCGCCCGCGCTTCGAAGAAGCCGTGCGCGCCCTGTTCGCGAACGACATCGCGCGATGCCATCGCGAGATCGCCGCGTGGCCACTGCCCGAGCGCACCCGCATTATCGAACTGATGGATGTCATCGACGCCGATGACACCACCGCAGGAGAAGCGTGATGGATCGCGCCAGGCGCAAGAAACTCGTGCAGGCCTACAAACTGGCGCTGCCACCGATGGGCATCTTTGCCATTCGCAATCTGGTCACGGGCAGGATGCTGATCGACCAGAGCAACCACGTTACGGGAACCCTCAACCGCCATCGCACCGAGCTGAAACTGGGTACGCATCGCAACCGGGCCCTGATGGACGACTGGCGCATGCATGGCGAAACCGCCTTTGCCTTCGAGGTGCTGGAAACCATCGACGAACGGCCCGAGCCCGACTTCGACTACCGGGGCGAGCTGGAACGAAGGCTGGCGATATGGCGCACGCAACTACCCACCGGGTCGCCCGCCTCCTATCTTTGATATGGCGCCGCCACAAAAAACCTCAGCCCCAGCCCGTCATTCCGGCGAAGGCCGGAATCCAGTGCACGGGTGCGCGGTTTTCGTGATGAAGTTGATCAGCGCTTCGCGAAAGCCTAGCGATATCGCCTCTGGATTCTGGCCTGCGCCGGAATGACGAGCTGAGGGAACGGCAAGTCCCGCATGCCGCTCCGGGCATTCCCGGGCCGGCGCAAACACACCGTCCTTGCACGCGCTGCGCGACCATGCCGCCCTCGCGTTTGCCTCGCCCGACATAGTTCCGTATCGTTGAACTAAGGAACATACCCTTCTCCCCCAACCTACGCAAAGAGGTTCCCCATGGAATATCGGCATTTGGGCGCATCGGGTTTCAAGGTGCCCGTACTCAGCTTTGGCACGGGCACGTTTGGCGGCAAGGGCGAGTTCTTCGGCGCCTGGGGCAATACCGATGTCGCCGAAGCCAAGCGGCTGGTGGATATCTGTCTCGACGCCGGGCTCACCATGTTCGACAGCGCGGACATCTATTCCAACGGCGTGGCCGAATCGGTGCTGGGCGAAGCCATCAAGGGGCGCCGCGACCGCGTGCTCATTTCCACCAAGGCGACGTTCCGCTTTGGCGATGACCCGAACGACGTAGGCTCCTCGCGCTTTCATCTGCTGAAGTCGTGCGATGCCGCGCTCAAGCGCCTGGGCACCGACTACATCGACCTGTTCCAGCTGCACGGCTTCGACGCCAGAACGCCGGTGGAAGAAACGCTGTCCACCCTCGATGAC
The nucleotide sequence above comes from Dyella telluris. Encoded proteins:
- a CDS encoding GIY-YIG nuclease family protein translates to MDRARRKKLVQAYKLALPPMGIFAIRNLVTGRMLIDQSNHVTGTLNRHRTELKLGTHRNRALMDDWRMHGETAFAFEVLETIDERPEPDFDYRGELERRLAIWRTQLPTGSPASYL
- a CDS encoding DUF2239 family protein, producing MTHARITPHDERNVRLLRRHWQWLEAQPRGVDATLRRMVDMARKDADGRYRAERARETCYLAMRDLAGDRPRFEEAVRALFANDIARCHREIAAWPLPERTRIIELMDVIDADDTTAGEA